The Algoriphagus sp. TR-M9 genome has a window encoding:
- a CDS encoding porin family protein, with protein sequence MKKIYTFLLAFGLIQGAAFAQDSLQVAKKPKTPIGGRPNIPSDLKIEFGFNQLNNRSEDIGLNFFGSRTFNVYYQYPFPIFGENSGYTIDLGIGIGSDKYAFKDDQTLYNVPELGPESSELKDIRDVLGDDIQINKNVVATNYIDIPIDFTYHANKNNYTKGFTMSVGAKVGYLYESHTKVKYENSDGLKRKVKDSQNYGFEKFRYGISLKAGTPGFYVWGYYGLNKVFQEGLGPNATEANQINFGVAVNLF encoded by the coding sequence ATGAAAAAAATATACACCTTCCTGTTAGCTTTTGGTTTGATTCAAGGAGCGGCATTTGCCCAGGACAGCCTGCAAGTTGCGAAAAAACCAAAGACTCCGATCGGAGGCAGACCCAACATCCCAAGTGACTTAAAGATCGAATTCGGATTTAATCAACTTAACAACAGGTCCGAAGACATAGGTTTAAATTTCTTTGGCTCCCGCACTTTCAACGTGTACTACCAGTACCCTTTCCCTATTTTTGGCGAAAACTCCGGATACACCATTGATCTGGGAATAGGCATAGGATCGGATAAATATGCCTTTAAGGATGATCAGACCCTGTATAATGTACCTGAACTGGGGCCTGAATCCAGTGAACTCAAGGATATCAGAGATGTGCTGGGAGACGACATACAGATCAATAAAAATGTAGTAGCGACTAATTATATAGATATCCCGATTGACTTTACCTATCATGCCAATAAAAACAACTACACCAAAGGATTTACCATGAGTGTAGGGGCAAAAGTGGGCTATCTCTACGAATCTCACACGAAAGTAAAGTATGAGAATTCAGATGGTTTGAAGAGAAAAGTAAAAGATTCACAAAATTACGGCTTCGAAAAATTCCGGTATGGCATTTCCCTGAAAGCCGGAACGCCAGGATTCTATGTCTGGGGGTATTACGGCCTCAACAAAGTGTTTCAAGAAGGACTGGGACCAAATGCTACTGAAGCTAATCAAATCAATTTTGGAGTTGCTGTAAACCTGTTTTAA
- a CDS encoding PA-phosphatase produces MRKVFAEIVSVVLQPLVIPSLVYWLVLFVVPEASSIPEPFKGRVFWLIALSTLIIPMLTIFGLRLSGTLKSIHMAELKDRAIPFSVTCIYYYLTVYFLYQRSELDPILWQVLGLITLAITGLTLVTFFWKMSAHMTGMGGLIAAVVVLASKFPTFSGLYPLIISLLLTGLVGTVRLYLNAHKPIETYVGLVFGFLVCYIGFNLIWL; encoded by the coding sequence GTGCGGAAGGTTTTTGCCGAGATTGTTTCTGTCGTTTTGCAGCCATTGGTGATTCCTAGTTTGGTTTACTGGCTGGTTTTGTTCGTAGTGCCAGAGGCCAGCAGTATTCCTGAGCCATTCAAGGGACGGGTGTTTTGGTTAATCGCCTTATCCACTTTGATCATTCCTATGCTGACTATTTTTGGGTTGAGGCTAAGTGGGACACTCAAAAGCATTCACATGGCAGAGCTGAAAGATCGTGCCATACCCTTCAGCGTGACCTGTATTTATTACTATCTCACGGTTTATTTTTTATACCAAAGATCCGAGCTGGATCCGATTTTATGGCAGGTTTTGGGATTAATTACCTTAGCTATTACAGGCTTGACGCTGGTTACTTTCTTTTGGAAGATGTCAGCTCACATGACGGGTATGGGAGGCTTGATAGCAGCTGTGGTGGTTTTAGCTTCCAAGTTCCCTACTTTCTCAGGATTGTATCCGTTGATCATCAGTTTGCTGCTGACCGGCCTAGTAGGCACGGTCAGGCTTTACCTGAATGCGCACAAGCCTATAGAGACCTATGTAGGTTTAGTATTTGGTTTTTTGGTTTGCTATATAGGATTTAACCTGATTTGGCTTTAA